From the Priestia koreensis genome, one window contains:
- a CDS encoding Fur-regulated basic protein FbpA: MGKIFQEAVEMSRKCLIQKLLFLGVYRPDDPLIYSQTLSDLERDYKIALEKKGSTNQPIL; this comes from the coding sequence ATGGGTAAAATTTTTCAGGAAGCCGTTGAAATGAGCCGGAAATGCCTCATTCAAAAACTTTTATTTTTAGGAGTATACCGACCAGATGATCCACTCATCTACTCCCAAACGCTCAGTGACTTGGAGCGTGATTACAAAATTGCCTTAGAAAAAAAAGGATCTACAAACCAACCTATCTTATAG
- a CDS encoding sulfate ABC transporter substrate-binding protein, which yields MRRRQTKWLKFASIMALSTVLLSACGSSESSSGSKNDSKKPVELLNVSYDPTRELYQDFNKEFTEYWKNKTGQTVTVKQSHGGSGSQGRAVIDGLQADVVTLALAYDIDEIAKTRHILPENWQTKLKDNSTPYTSTIVFLVRKGNPKGIKDWDDLTKKGVSVITPNPKTSGGARWNYLAAWAYADKQDGGKEKETKAFMKKLYQNVEVLDSGARGATTTFVERGIGDVLIAWENEALLTQQELGKDKFDIVVPSLSILAEPPVAVVDKNAEKKGTKKVAKAYLNYLYTEKGQEIAAKHFYRPRNEKVLAKYSDVFPKVDLVTVDKEFGGWKKAQAKHFDDGGTFDDIYQPK from the coding sequence ATGAGACGAAGACAGACAAAATGGCTGAAATTTGCTTCTATTATGGCTCTAAGCACGGTGTTACTATCTGCATGTGGAAGCAGTGAGTCCTCGTCAGGTTCTAAAAATGATTCTAAAAAACCTGTGGAGCTATTAAACGTTTCCTATGATCCAACGCGAGAATTATACCAAGACTTCAATAAAGAATTTACTGAATATTGGAAAAATAAAACTGGTCAGACCGTAACGGTGAAGCAATCCCACGGTGGGTCAGGAAGTCAGGGGAGAGCTGTAATCGACGGCTTACAGGCAGACGTGGTCACCTTGGCGCTTGCGTATGACATCGATGAAATTGCGAAAACGCGTCACATTCTCCCTGAGAATTGGCAAACGAAATTAAAAGATAATTCGACGCCGTACACATCTACAATTGTTTTTTTAGTACGAAAAGGGAATCCAAAAGGAATTAAAGATTGGGACGATTTAACGAAAAAAGGCGTCTCAGTCATCACACCAAATCCAAAAACGTCAGGAGGAGCTAGATGGAACTATTTAGCTGCTTGGGCGTATGCAGATAAACAAGACGGAGGCAAGGAGAAAGAAACAAAAGCCTTTATGAAAAAGCTCTATCAAAATGTAGAAGTATTGGATTCAGGTGCTCGTGGTGCTACCACTACTTTCGTAGAGCGTGGTATCGGAGATGTATTAATTGCATGGGAGAATGAAGCACTGCTCACTCAACAAGAGCTTGGAAAAGATAAGTTTGATATCGTTGTTCCATCCCTCAGCATTCTAGCGGAACCTCCCGTTGCGGTTGTAGACAAAAATGCCGAGAAAAAAGGAACGAAAAAAGTAGCAAAGGCTTATTTAAACTATCTCTATACGGAGAAAGGGCAAGAAATTGCGGCAAAGCATTTTTATCGCCCGCGAAACGAGAAAGTCCTTGCCAAATATAGTGATGTATTCCCGAAAGTTGATCTCGTTACGGTAGATAAAGAATTTGGAGGTTGGAAAAAGGCGCAGGCGAAACATTTTGATGATGGTGGCACGTTCGATGACATTTATCAACCGAAATAA